A genomic stretch from Shewanella woodyi ATCC 51908 includes:
- a CDS encoding hybrid-cluster NAD(P)-dependent oxidoreductase — MNLDTPSKLDMDELQLTSPTWLHGEVELLCVEKWHETHDVVSFRFQGKSPVKFQFKPGQFLTFMLEINGAVIHRSYTISSSPSRPYSIVVTVKRIEAGVVSNYLAESLQVGDTVMATGPDGVFNLVDIPATKYLFLSAGSGITPMYSMTRWLTDTQVGADIAFLHCAKSMKDLIFKEALDKIAQNNSRFDLSYILESDIEKLTAEYSCRAGRINGQYLSELVSDFQDRTIFVCGPAPFMSGVRAVLSELGFDMSQYHQESFGDDIMQTTLTATLAQTPETKNFMLSIGDRQRALSPEQSLLEGIEAEGLPIIAACRSGVCGACKCQVVEGETESSSQMSLTPDEIEQGFVLACSTKLKSDVTLVL; from the coding sequence ATGAACCTAGATACCCCCTCTAAGCTGGATATGGATGAACTGCAACTCACCTCGCCAACTTGGCTACACGGTGAAGTTGAGCTGTTATGTGTAGAGAAGTGGCATGAAACCCATGATGTGGTGAGTTTTCGTTTTCAGGGGAAAAGTCCGGTTAAGTTTCAGTTTAAGCCAGGTCAGTTTTTGACATTTATGCTTGAGATTAATGGCGCAGTGATTCATCGCAGTTACACCATCTCATCTTCACCATCTAGGCCTTACTCTATCGTCGTCACTGTTAAGCGCATCGAAGCGGGTGTAGTGTCTAACTATCTGGCCGAATCGCTTCAGGTTGGTGACACTGTAATGGCAACAGGTCCTGACGGAGTATTTAACTTAGTCGATATTCCTGCAACTAAGTACCTATTTTTAAGTGCAGGTAGTGGCATTACCCCCATGTACTCGATGACTCGCTGGTTAACCGATACTCAAGTAGGCGCTGATATCGCTTTTCTTCATTGCGCAAAGAGCATGAAGGATCTTATTTTCAAAGAAGCGTTAGATAAGATAGCGCAGAACAACTCACGCTTTGATTTAAGTTATATCCTAGAATCCGATATCGAAAAACTGACTGCTGAGTATAGTTGTAGAGCTGGCCGAATTAATGGGCAATACCTCAGTGAGCTTGTGAGCGATTTTCAAGATAGAACCATATTTGTCTGTGGTCCTGCGCCTTTTATGTCAGGAGTGCGAGCTGTGCTGAGTGAGCTGGGTTTTGATATGTCTCAATATCACCAAGAGAGCTTTGGTGACGATATTATGCAGACGACTTTAACGGCGACTTTGGCACAAACCCCTGAGACAAAAAACTTCATGTTAAGCATAGGGGATCGCCAAAGAGCGCTAAGCCCAGAGCAGAGTTTACTTGAAGGGATTGAAGCTGAAGGCTTGCCAATTATTGCTGCTTGTCGCTCGGGTGTGTGCGGTGCGTGTAAGTGTCAGGTCGTTGAGGGAGAGACTGAGTCCAGTAGCCAGATGAGCCTAACGCCTGATGAGATTGAACAAGGTTTTGTGTTGGCCTGTTCAACAAAATTAAAGTCGGATGTCACCTTAGTGCTTTAA
- the rimM gene encoding ribosome maturation factor RimM (Essential for efficient processing of 16S rRNA) translates to MSSKQEPVVLGKIGSSHGIKGWLKITTYTESVEGIFDYSPWLIKEQGEWREVKVTQWRFQGKAVVASLEGVETRDQAQMLTNCEIAVSAEQMQELPEDEFYWRDLIGCEVTNTKGYNMGKVQEIVETGSNDVLLVKANAKDGFGKAERMIPFVTEQFVLEVNLTEKQILVDWDPDF, encoded by the coding sequence ATGAGTAGTAAACAAGAACCTGTCGTACTGGGTAAAATAGGCTCCAGTCATGGCATTAAGGGTTGGTTGAAGATCACTACCTATACCGAATCTGTTGAAGGTATTTTTGATTATTCACCTTGGTTGATTAAAGAGCAGGGTGAGTGGCGCGAAGTAAAAGTTACCCAGTGGCGTTTTCAGGGTAAAGCTGTAGTGGCTTCTCTTGAAGGCGTAGAAACACGGGATCAGGCACAGATGCTCACAAATTGTGAGATCGCCGTGTCTGCAGAGCAGATGCAGGAACTACCAGAAGATGAATTCTACTGGCGTGACCTCATCGGTTGTGAAGTAACCAATACCAAAGGCTATAACATGGGTAAGGTTCAGGAGATCGTGGAAACAGGATCGAATGATGTACTACTTGTTAAAGCTAACGCCAAAGATGGCTTCGGCAAAGCGGAACGTATGATCCCCTTTGTCACCGAGCAGTTCGTCCTAGAGGTGAACTTAACGGAGAAACAGATCTTAGTGGATTGGGATCCGGACTTTTAA
- the tyrA gene encoding bifunctional chorismate mutase/prephenate dehydrogenase, whose amino-acid sequence MNERTTAELENLRGLIDGVDQQLIHLLRKRLDLVAQVGAVKHGAGLPIYAPQREAAMLAKRREEAKKMDVSPQLIEDILRRLMRESYLNEKDIGFKQVNPDLGHVVIVGGSGKLGGLFSQMLVLSGYQVKVIDKDDWARADEIFDGAGLVLVTVPIGITCDLIKDKLTTLPQSCILADLTSIKGEPVEAMLAAHSGPVVGLHPMFGPDVGSLAKQVVVVCHGRQSAEYQWLLEQIQIWGARIVEAEPERHDKAMQLVQAMRHFSSFVYGLNLYKEEADIESLLQFSSPIYRLELAMVGRLFAQSPELYADIIFAQKESMQAIGDYLDNYSQALSLLQVGDRDAFVAQFKEVAQWFGDFAPQFQRESRAMLQSVNDMKTG is encoded by the coding sequence ATGAATGAGAGAACGACGGCTGAACTTGAGAATTTAAGAGGCCTGATAGATGGTGTTGATCAGCAGTTGATCCACCTGCTTAGAAAACGGTTAGATCTGGTTGCACAAGTGGGTGCAGTCAAGCATGGAGCTGGCTTACCGATCTATGCTCCCCAGCGAGAAGCTGCCATGTTAGCTAAGCGCCGTGAAGAAGCTAAAAAGATGGATGTGTCGCCACAGCTCATTGAGGATATTTTAAGACGCCTAATGCGTGAGTCCTACCTCAACGAGAAAGATATCGGTTTTAAGCAGGTCAACCCAGATTTAGGTCATGTTGTTATCGTTGGTGGTAGCGGAAAACTAGGTGGTCTGTTTTCTCAGATGTTAGTGCTATCTGGTTATCAGGTGAAAGTCATCGATAAAGATGACTGGGCGAGAGCAGATGAGATATTTGATGGAGCTGGTCTAGTCTTAGTGACTGTACCTATTGGCATCACTTGTGATCTGATAAAAGATAAACTCACGACTCTACCGCAAAGCTGTATTCTAGCAGATTTAACATCCATAAAAGGGGAGCCCGTTGAAGCCATGCTAGCGGCCCACAGTGGACCTGTTGTCGGTCTGCACCCTATGTTTGGCCCAGATGTAGGCAGCTTAGCGAAACAAGTTGTGGTGGTGTGTCATGGCCGCCAGAGCGCTGAGTATCAATGGTTGCTTGAGCAGATCCAGATATGGGGAGCTAGAATTGTTGAAGCAGAGCCTGAGAGACACGATAAGGCGATGCAGCTGGTTCAAGCGATGCGCCACTTCTCTTCGTTCGTCTATGGGTTAAACCTCTATAAGGAGGAGGCGGATATTGAGAGCTTGCTTCAGTTTAGTTCGCCTATCTATAGGCTAGAGCTGGCCATGGTGGGGCGTCTGTTTGCTCAAAGCCCTGAGCTTTATGCCGATATTATCTTCGCGCAAAAAGAGAGTATGCAGGCGATTGGTGATTACCTTGATAACTACTCTCAAGCCCTCTCTCTTTTACAAGTAGGGGACAGGGATGCATTTGTGGCGCAGTTTAAAGAGGTCGCGCAGTGGTTTGGTGATTTTGCACCTCAATTTCAGCGTGAGAGCCGAGCTATGCTGCAGTCTGTCAATGACATGAAAACAGGCTGA
- the ffh gene encoding signal recognition particle protein — translation MFENLTDRLSRSLKNISGRGRLTEDNVKETLREVRMALLEADVALPVVRDFVNSVKERAVGQEVSKSLSPGQAFIKIVQSELENAMGEANEALDLSAQPPAVIMMAGLQGAGKTTSVAKLSKFLREREKKSVLVVSADVYRPAAIKQLETLATEVEVEFFPSDVSQKPIDIVNAAMAHAKLKFIDVVIVDTAGRLHVDESMMDEIKALHAAVNPVETLFVVDAMTGQDAANTAKAFNEALPLTGVVLTKVDGDARGGAALSIRHITGKPIKFLGVGEKTDALEPFYPDRVASRILGMGDVLSLIEEVERGVDKDKAMKLASKVKKGGSFDLEDFREQLQQMKNMGGMMGMIEKLPGVGQLPPEALAQVQNGKMTNQMEAIINSMTKGERARPDIIKGSRKRRIAQGSGTQIQDVNRLLKQFTQMQKMMKKMSGKGGMKKMMRGMSGMLPPGMKMPGR, via the coding sequence ATGTTTGAGAACCTAACGGACAGACTGTCACGTTCACTAAAGAATATTAGTGGCCGTGGTCGCTTAACAGAAGATAATGTTAAGGAAACCTTACGAGAAGTGCGCATGGCACTACTCGAAGCTGATGTGGCTCTACCTGTTGTACGTGATTTTGTTAACAGCGTAAAAGAGCGTGCGGTAGGGCAGGAAGTTTCTAAGAGTCTCAGTCCAGGCCAAGCATTTATTAAGATAGTCCAGAGCGAACTTGAAAACGCGATGGGTGAAGCCAATGAAGCGTTAGACCTTTCGGCTCAGCCTCCTGCTGTGATCATGATGGCCGGTCTTCAAGGTGCGGGTAAAACTACCAGTGTCGCGAAACTATCTAAGTTCCTACGTGAGCGTGAAAAGAAATCAGTTTTAGTTGTCAGCGCCGACGTCTATCGTCCAGCCGCGATTAAACAGCTAGAAACCTTGGCGACTGAAGTTGAAGTTGAGTTCTTCCCATCGGATGTCAGTCAAAAGCCTATCGACATTGTTAATGCTGCAATGGCCCATGCCAAATTGAAGTTTATCGATGTGGTCATTGTCGATACCGCAGGTCGTCTGCATGTCGATGAGAGCATGATGGATGAGATCAAGGCACTTCATGCTGCGGTCAATCCAGTAGAGACTCTGTTTGTTGTCGACGCTATGACGGGTCAAGATGCGGCAAATACAGCTAAAGCATTCAATGAAGCGCTGCCTTTGACTGGTGTGGTATTGACCAAGGTCGATGGTGATGCACGTGGTGGTGCTGCTTTATCTATCCGTCATATTACCGGTAAGCCGATTAAGTTCTTAGGTGTGGGTGAGAAGACCGACGCATTGGAGCCATTCTATCCTGATCGCGTCGCATCACGCATCTTAGGCATGGGTGATGTACTGTCACTGATTGAAGAGGTTGAGCGCGGCGTCGATAAAGACAAGGCGATGAAGCTGGCTTCGAAAGTGAAGAAAGGCGGCAGTTTCGATCTTGAAGATTTCCGTGAACAGCTTCAGCAGATGAAGAACATGGGCGGCATGATGGGCATGATTGAAAAGCTTCCTGGTGTTGGTCAATTACCGCCAGAAGCATTAGCTCAAGTTCAAAATGGCAAGATGACTAACCAGATGGAAGCGATCATCAACTCCATGACTAAAGGTGAGCGTGCTCGCCCAGATATCATCAAAGGGTCGCGTAAGCGCCGTATCGCTCAGGGTTCTGGTACACAAATTCAGGACGTAAACCGCTTGTTGAAGCAGTTTACTCAGATGCAGAAGATGATGAAAAAGATGTCGGGTAAAGGCGGCATGAAAAAGATGATGCGTGGCATGAGCGGTATGTTGCCACCAGGCATGAAGATGCCAGGCCGTTAA
- the trmD gene encoding tRNA (guanosine(37)-N1)-methyltransferase TrmD produces the protein MWLGVVTLFPEMFRAVTDFGVTGRAVNKGLLELQTWNPRDFTHDKHKTVDDRPYGGGPGMLMMVQPLRDAIHAAKAAAGDSAKVIYLSPQGRKLTQQGVEELAKSDSLILVCGRYEGVDERIIQTEVDEEWSIGDYVLSGGELPAMTLIDSVSRLVPGVLGKQASAEQDSFSDGLLDCPHYTRPETLDGLDVPAVLLSGNHEHIRRWRLQQSLGRTLLRRPELLENLALTDEQTKLLAQFVDSTNECG, from the coding sequence ATGTGGTTAGGGGTTGTAACCCTGTTTCCAGAGATGTTTCGTGCCGTCACAGACTTTGGAGTAACGGGTCGGGCCGTTAACAAGGGCCTGTTAGAGTTGCAAACGTGGAATCCAAGAGATTTCACCCATGATAAACATAAGACAGTGGATGATCGCCCCTATGGTGGTGGCCCTGGCATGTTGATGATGGTGCAACCTTTACGCGACGCTATTCATGCTGCGAAAGCGGCAGCTGGCGATAGTGCGAAGGTGATTTATCTCTCTCCTCAGGGGCGCAAGCTGACACAGCAAGGCGTCGAAGAGTTAGCTAAATCGGACAGTTTGATTTTGGTATGTGGTCGATACGAAGGTGTTGATGAGCGTATTATTCAAACTGAAGTGGATGAGGAGTGGTCAATTGGAGATTACGTGCTTTCGGGCGGTGAACTTCCAGCGATGACTCTTATCGATTCAGTATCAAGATTGGTACCGGGCGTACTCGGTAAGCAAGCTTCGGCAGAGCAGGACTCCTTCTCTGACGGTTTATTGGATTGTCCCCACTATACTCGCCCTGAAACCTTGGATGGTTTAGATGTACCAGCAGTCTTGTTAAGTGGTAACCACGAACATATTAGACGCTGGCGTCTACAACAAAGTCTCGGTAGAACTTTGTTAAGGCGACCAGAATTATTAGAAAATCTAGCTCTGACTGACGAACAAACGAAGCTTTTAGCTCAGTTTGTTGATTCAACAAATGAGTGTGGATAG
- the rpsP gene encoding 30S ribosomal protein S16, translating into MVTIRLARGGAKKRPFYNIVVADSRNARDGRFIERVGFFNPMARGQEETLRLDLDRVEHWVTNGAGTSERVAKLIKDARKAAA; encoded by the coding sequence ATGGTTACCATTCGTTTAGCTCGTGGCGGCGCAAAAAAGCGTCCATTTTATAACATCGTAGTTGCTGACAGCCGTAATGCCCGTGATGGTCGTTTCATTGAGCGTGTTGGTTTCTTTAACCCAATGGCTCGTGGCCAGGAAGAGACTCTACGTCTTGACCTAGACCGTGTTGAGCACTGGGTAACTAACGGTGCTGGAACATCTGAGCGTGTTGCAAAGTTGATCAAAGACGCTCGTAAAGCTGCTGCTTAA
- a CDS encoding cytochrome C assembly family protein, giving the protein MVIFSASAMFFYCIALVLVVSRLFHSDGPNRRLVAAVAAIAVVLHAAALSQAMFTGDGQNFSLTNVISLVNWIIAFSFTVLLFRLKMIVVVPVVYACSIISVALLWLVPPEYITHFEIHPDILVHVVLSLMAYSALMIAALYAIQLAIIQNKLKSKKLIMNPAMPPLMTVEKQLYHLVIVGVILLSLSLATGFIFLDDMFEEGKGHKAVLSIIAWFTYIAMLAQQYWVGCKIRTAVIYTLSGATLLSLAYFGARIVKELILG; this is encoded by the coding sequence ATGGTTATATTTTCCGCTTCAGCCATGTTTTTTTACTGCATCGCCTTAGTGCTAGTGGTGAGCCGTCTGTTTCATAGTGACGGTCCTAACCGCCGCCTAGTTGCTGCAGTTGCTGCTATTGCCGTCGTCTTACACGCAGCAGCGCTTTCACAAGCTATGTTCACCGGTGACGGGCAGAACTTCAGCCTAACCAATGTGATCTCACTGGTTAACTGGATTATCGCCTTTAGTTTTACAGTGCTGCTCTTCAGACTCAAGATGATTGTGGTCGTGCCTGTGGTTTACGCCTGCTCTATCATCTCTGTCGCCCTACTTTGGTTAGTACCGCCAGAATATATCACCCATTTTGAGATCCACCCGGATATCTTAGTGCATGTGGTGCTTTCGCTTATGGCCTACAGCGCCTTGATGATCGCGGCATTATATGCCATTCAACTTGCCATCATTCAAAATAAGTTAAAGAGCAAGAAGCTGATTATGAACCCAGCGATGCCACCTTTAATGACCGTTGAGAAACAGCTTTACCACCTAGTGATTGTCGGAGTTATCCTGCTTAGTTTATCGCTCGCCACAGGCTTTATCTTCCTCGACGATATGTTTGAAGAGGGCAAAGGCCATAAAGCGGTACTCTCAATCATCGCTTGGTTTACCTATATTGCCATGCTTGCACAGCAGTATTGGGTGGGCTGTAAAATAAGAACCGCCGTT
- the rplS gene encoding 50S ribosomal protein L19, which translates to MNNIIKMLNEEQMKKDVPEFGAGDTVVVKVRVVEGGKERLQAFEGVVIAKRNRGVHSAFTVRKISNGEGVERAFQTHSPIISDIEVKRRGRVRRAKLYYLRERSGKSARIREKLSTK; encoded by the coding sequence ATGAATAACATCATTAAAATGCTCAACGAAGAGCAAATGAAGAAAGATGTACCAGAATTTGGTGCAGGTGACACAGTTGTAGTTAAAGTACGTGTTGTTGAAGGTGGTAAAGAGCGTCTACAGGCGTTCGAAGGTGTTGTAATCGCTAAGCGTAACCGCGGCGTTCACTCTGCATTCACTGTACGTAAAATCTCTAATGGTGAAGGTGTTGAGCGTGCATTCCAAACGCACAGCCCAATCATCTCTGATATCGAAGTTAAGCGTCGTGGCCGTGTTCGTCGTGCTAAGCTTTACTATCTACGTGAGCGTTCAGGTAAGTCTGCACGTATCCGTGAGAAGCTTTCTACTAAGTAA
- the hcp gene encoding hydroxylamine reductase, which translates to MFCIQCEQTIRTPAGNGCSYSQGMCGKLAETSDLQDLLIYILQGVSAYAVKAREFNIIDAEIDTFVPKAFFATLTNVNFDDARLIEYVEQANTYRTRLKDAYEAQCAANGVMVAEMSAPAQLVLATAKPELLAQAPLAAPNRGDVHEDILGLRLLCLYGLKGAAAYMEHARVLDQTDAEVAGSFHEIMAFLGEDSVDVDKLFATSMEIGQLNYKVMAMLDEGETNAFGHPEPTQVNTVAVKGKAILVSGHDMVDLELILKQTEGKGINVFTHGEMLPALAYPEFKKYPHLVGNYGSAWQNQQKEFANFPGAVVMTSNCIIDPNVGNYSDRIFTRSIVGWPGVTHLVGDDFTQVIEKALALDGFIYDEIPHLITIGFARNALMAAAPAVIENVKNGSIKHFFLVGGCDGDKADRSYFTDIATQAPDDSLILTLGCGKYKFNKLEFGDINGIPRLLDIGQCNDSYSAIQLAIALSEAFECEINELPLSLVLSWFEQKAIVVLLTLLSLGVKNIRTGPTPPAFLTENLLNILEEKFGLRNTTTVEADLNTILNVA; encoded by the coding sequence ATGTTTTGTATTCAGTGTGAACAGACAATCAGAACTCCAGCTGGAAATGGCTGTAGTTACTCTCAAGGTATGTGCGGCAAACTTGCTGAGACCTCAGACCTTCAAGATCTTCTTATCTACATTCTCCAAGGTGTGTCGGCTTACGCCGTAAAGGCTCGTGAGTTCAATATTATTGATGCTGAGATAGATACCTTTGTTCCTAAAGCTTTTTTTGCAACATTAACCAATGTGAATTTTGATGATGCGAGACTGATTGAGTATGTTGAGCAAGCCAATACCTACCGTACTCGCTTAAAAGATGCCTACGAAGCGCAGTGCGCTGCAAACGGAGTCATGGTTGCCGAAATGAGTGCTCCAGCTCAGTTAGTGTTAGCCACCGCTAAGCCTGAACTGTTAGCTCAAGCCCCGCTTGCGGCTCCTAATCGCGGTGATGTGCATGAAGATATATTAGGTCTTCGTTTGTTATGTTTATATGGTTTAAAAGGTGCTGCAGCCTACATGGAGCACGCGCGGGTGCTGGATCAAACCGATGCGGAGGTGGCGGGGAGTTTTCATGAAATCATGGCTTTCCTTGGTGAAGACTCTGTTGATGTGGACAAGCTATTTGCCACATCCATGGAGATAGGTCAGTTAAACTACAAAGTGATGGCCATGTTAGATGAAGGCGAGACCAATGCCTTTGGACACCCTGAGCCAACTCAAGTTAATACCGTTGCGGTGAAGGGCAAAGCGATTTTAGTCTCAGGTCATGACATGGTGGATCTCGAGCTTATCCTTAAGCAGACAGAGGGCAAGGGGATTAATGTCTTTACCCATGGTGAGATGCTGCCTGCATTGGCTTACCCTGAGTTTAAGAAATATCCACACCTAGTGGGTAACTATGGCAGTGCTTGGCAGAACCAGCAGAAGGAGTTTGCTAACTTCCCTGGCGCTGTGGTGATGACCTCTAACTGTATTATCGATCCAAACGTAGGTAACTACTCAGACCGTATCTTTACTCGCAGTATCGTTGGTTGGCCAGGTGTGACCCATCTTGTTGGTGATGACTTTACTCAGGTTATCGAAAAAGCCTTAGCACTTGATGGCTTCATTTATGATGAGATCCCCCACCTAATTACCATAGGTTTTGCTCGTAATGCTTTGATGGCAGCAGCTCCTGCTGTTATTGAAAACGTGAAGAACGGCTCTATCAAGCATTTTTTCCTTGTTGGTGGCTGTGATGGTGATAAAGCGGATAGAAGCTACTTCACCGATATCGCGACTCAGGCGCCTGATGACTCATTAATCCTGACTTTAGGTTGTGGAAAGTACAAGTTTAACAAGCTGGAGTTTGGTGACATTAATGGTATTCCACGTCTGTTAGATATCGGCCAATGTAATGACTCCTACTCGGCGATTCAGCTTGCTATCGCGCTTTCAGAAGCATTTGAGTGTGAGATTAATGAGCTACCTTTGAGCTTAGTACTCTCATGGTTCGAGCAAAAAGCGATTGTGGTATTACTTACTCTGTTGTCACTGGGCGTTAAAAATATTCGCACTGGACCAACACCACCGGCTTTCCTTACTGAGAATCTGCTTAATATCTTAGAGGAGAAGTTTGGATTGCGTAATACCACAACGGTAGAAGCCGACTTGAACACCATCCTCAATGTGGCATAG
- a CDS encoding 3-deoxy-7-phosphoheptulonate synthase produces MQQDTINNVHISSEKVLVTPQELKLELPLSEPAYHYVLNARKTVADIVHKRDNRVLIVTGPCSIHDIDSAKEYALKLKTLHDELKDDFFILMRVYFEKPRTTVGWKGMINDPDMDESFDVEKGLRKARELMIWLAELGLPVATEALDPISPQYMSELVTWSAIGARTTESQTHREMASGLSMPVGFKNGTDGKLGVAINALESAASGHRFMGINQQGQVALLQTAGNPDGHVILRGGKSPNYDAKSVEDCEQQLHSANLNARLIVDCSHGNSSKDHKKQKGVCEDVFKQILSGNQSIIGVMLESHLNEGNQSSNKPMSELAYGVSVTDACIDWATTEELLRAGAASLSSVLPNRFDQRKVVNG; encoded by the coding sequence ATGCAGCAAGATACAATAAATAATGTTCATATCAGTTCAGAAAAAGTACTCGTGACACCTCAAGAGCTAAAGCTTGAGCTTCCCCTGTCTGAGCCTGCATACCACTATGTATTAAATGCCCGTAAAACAGTTGCTGATATCGTCCACAAGCGAGATAACCGCGTACTTATCGTCACCGGTCCCTGTTCTATCCATGATATCGACTCTGCGAAAGAGTACGCATTAAAGCTTAAGACGCTCCATGATGAGCTAAAAGATGACTTCTTTATTTTGATGAGAGTCTACTTCGAGAAGCCAAGAACGACCGTAGGCTGGAAGGGGATGATCAATGATCCTGATATGGATGAGTCGTTTGATGTTGAGAAAGGTCTAAGAAAGGCCCGTGAGTTGATGATCTGGTTGGCTGAGTTAGGTTTACCAGTGGCCACGGAGGCGCTCGATCCTATCAGCCCTCAATATATGTCAGAACTTGTCACTTGGTCTGCTATTGGTGCAAGAACCACAGAGTCACAAACACACAGAGAGATGGCGTCAGGCCTTTCTATGCCAGTGGGTTTTAAAAATGGCACCGACGGTAAGTTAGGGGTGGCTATCAATGCTCTGGAGTCTGCTGCCAGTGGGCACAGATTTATGGGAATTAACCAGCAAGGGCAGGTGGCACTGCTTCAAACTGCAGGTAACCCTGATGGCCACGTTATCCTACGCGGTGGTAAGAGCCCTAACTACGATGCTAAAAGTGTTGAAGATTGTGAGCAGCAACTGCACAGTGCGAACTTAAATGCTCGTTTAATTGTCGATTGCAGTCACGGCAATTCATCAAAGGATCATAAAAAGCAAAAAGGGGTCTGCGAAGATGTATTTAAGCAGATTTTATCTGGTAATCAATCTATCATTGGTGTGATGCTTGAGAGCCACCTTAATGAGGGGAATCAAAGCAGTAATAAGCCGATGAGTGAGCTGGCTTATGGCGTCTCTGTCACGGATGCGTGTATTGATTGGGCCACGACAGAGGAGCTGTTGAGAGCTGGAGCCGCATCACTGAGTAGCGTGTTACCTAATCGTTTCGATCAGCGAAAAGTGGTTAATGGTTAA